The following DNA comes from Candidatus Woesearchaeota archaeon.
CTAAGGTCATAGAGTTTACTCAAGACAAATACAAAAGCAAGTATAAAGAAAGTCGTTATGGTTTTTTACATGATGTATATAGTAATTAGGATGATAATCCTTATAACGGAGGTGGCAATATATGCTACGAATAAGCTATAATAAACTTTGGAAAATGTTAATTGATAAAAATATGAACAAACAGGATTTAAAAAATGCCACCGGAATAAGCTCTGCCTCAATAGCAAAGCTAGGTAGAGGTGATAATATTACGACAGATGTTCTCCTTAAAATATGCGAAACTCTAGATTGTAAGGTAGAAGATATTATGGAGACTATTGATGATAAATAATGTCTGTTTAACCATTATTAAAGGAGGAAAATAAATGATTTCAAGAACATTCGGTTGGGTTCAGAATCCCTCTGATTTTTCAAAACTAAAATTAGTCGTACAAATTTTTGATAACCAATCAGAACACTACAAAACCCTAAGAGATATACTTGTCCCAAACTTGATTTACTTTCCAGAAGTTAAAAATCAGTTGTTAACAAAGTTAAAAAGTAACACCGCCGATTTTTCATATTTAGAACTTGTTGGTACTTCAAAAGGAAAAAATGGAAAATCACCAAATAAACGTTCAGATGCTGTTGCTGATGCGCTAATTCAAATTACAATTTTGCCTCAGTCCCTCAATACAACTGGAAAACGCTGGACAGATAATTGGACATCTGATGGCTATTTACGTTGGGCACTTAGTCTAAACTTAATCAAACATGATAGAGAAACTGATATGTGTTCGATAACACCTTTAGGTCTTGAATTTTCACGCACAGGAAATGATTCAGATGAAGAGACTGAGATTCTTCGAAAAGCACTTTTGTGTTATCCTCCTGCTACACAAGTACTGAAAATTATTAGTGAATCTAAGAAGCCAATTACTAAATTCGCTATTGGTAGTCAACTTGGTTTTGTTGGGGAGAAAGGATTTACCTCTTACGATGAAGAGCTCATGCTCGATTGGTTTAAAACCGCAAATACTGTGGAACAAAAGAAAATAAAATCAGACATTGAAGGCACAAGTGATAAATATGCAAGAATGATTGCTTCATGGTTGCAAAAACTGGGTTTTGTCGAAAAACACAGTACAACTATTGAGACGAGAAATGGGGAAAAAGCCGGATTCCAAGAATTTAGTATTACTGCTCGTGGGCTACATGCACTAAAACAGAGTAACGGCAGCTCAAAAAATACTCGTGTTTCTAAATTTTTAACATGGGAATTTCTTGCCGTAGAAGGAAAAAACCGTGATTATATACGTACAAGAAGATCTTATATTCTTAAATATTTGCAAGAAACAAAATCTTTTAATGTTTTGATTGATAAACTCCGTCAAATTGGCTTTCAAGATGATATGAAGATTATTGAGAATGATATAAAAGGGTTAAATACATTTGGGATTAGAATTGATATAGATGGTGATAAAC
Coding sequences within:
- a CDS encoding helix-turn-helix domain-containing protein, producing the protein MLRISYNKLWKMLIDKNMNKQDLKNATGISSASIAKLGRGDNITTDVLLKICETLDCKVEDIMETIDDK
- a CDS encoding restriction endonuclease, whose protein sequence is MISRTFGWVQNPSDFSKLKLVVQIFDNQSEHYKTLRDILVPNLIYFPEVKNQLLTKLKSNTADFSYLELVGTSKGKNGKSPNKRSDAVADALIQITILPQSLNTTGKRWTDNWTSDGYLRWALSLNLIKHDRETDMCSITPLGLEFSRTGNDSDEETEILRKALLCYPPATQVLKIISESKKPITKFAIGSQLGFVGEKGFTSYDEELMLDWFKTANTVEQKKIKSDIEGTSDKYARMIASWLQKLGFVEKHSTTIETRNGEKAGFQEFSITARGLHALKQSNGSSKNTRVSKFLTWEFLAVEGKNRDYIRTRRSYILKYLQETKSFNVLIDKLRQIGFQDDMKIIENDIKGLNTFGIRIDIDGDKLELKDLLVDFTIPALNLTQELKDLETERRKAEFMNKTDLSAKYIELLEIAYDGKRNRDFEIVTAELFKKVYGLQSILLGGGRKPDAIVFTDKFGFIIDTKAYGEGYSKSISQADEMIRYIEDNKRRDINRNPTEWWIDFDPIIPQNQFYFMWVSSKFVGRFQEQLDYTASQTSTNGGALNVEQLLLGADAVLKGILDANTLPLYMKNKEIEFIS